ACAGCTCAGCCTGGCAGAAAGCTTTGGGGGCCTTGGGTAGATGCAAGTCTGACCCCTCTCTTCTCTGACCCATATGATGGAGACAATATTTGGACAGTTTGAATCCTGCCTCCACCCATCTTCCTCTTGCTTCCAGCTCGGCTGCACTCCTCTTTGGCCCTTGTCTGTTGTCCTGGACTTCTTAGGTAAAATTTAGGCCATCTGAACACGGCACTTACTAACCAGAACAGTTACCTAACTCAGTCTTGTTCAGGTCCTCATAACCTAGCACTATAAGCAATTGCTTTGACTGTCCTAAAAGCAAGTCTCGGCCCACAGGAATGTGTTCACCTTCCCATTCTAAAACTTCCATTTACTTCTAGATGGATCACAGACACAGTAAAATTTGTTTCTATGAAAAGACTCAAACAGCCTGCACAGCTGGTATATGTTTGAGCATGAGCAATATTATCCaaatttaaaccaaaaccttattttcattacagtatAAACCCAAATTCCAGATCTAATTGCCTGCTTAGATACTTGTGAAATCCTAAAAGTAAGCAGCTGGTATGATCAAGCCAGATAAACTTACTGTTTACTGTGAATGGCAATTCTGAATGCTGCTGCATTTAAGATCATTGTAAATGACAAACTGTAGCCTATGTAAGATTCAAGGATGTCCTCCATTTAAACATGCACTACATAAGTAAcattaacaaagaaaacatccaGAACCTGTTGAAAACAGAACAACCTAGCTTTAGCAGACTGACTGGTAGTTCCCACAGGTTTTTGTTCTTTACAGTGATCTTTAAttgcaaaatgtatttcctttgcAAAGGTGGAAATCAGTCCCTCATATACCCTGTGGAAGAAGAGATATACTGCAAGCTAAGTCTAAGAGGAGAATAATGAAAAAGGACCAGAGACAGGCAATAGTGTAGCCAAGTGCATGGGTCAAGAAATCCCAGAGAAGATGGACCATTTATTAAATGCCTAGAAtaatttttcatagaattttACATAAGCACTGGAGGGTAACTTCCCCCTACAGCACTTCAATATGTTTCTAACTTCACTGGTACACCTTTTGGGGTTAGAGATATAACTTGTGtcactgcagagggaaaaaaaaaggtatcatGGTATAGTCCATTACAACCAAAAGTGCTAAAAGTACTAAGAGATATAGAGAGTGGCAttgcataaatatttctgttctgtgtttggaaagaagCTCACTGATAATGGGTATCAcatgaggatgaagaggaacTCATAGGATGGGAAGTTACAAAACGGCATCTGAGATGACTTTGTTAAAAACCCTGCAGGCTCTGCACTCAAAGAGCTGATTGAAATCTTCCCATTCTTGgtgttcatttatttaataacatttttaatggGGAAGATTCCTGAAGCAGTGCCAGTGTTAAAACAGAATAAGCAGGATGACATGATGAAATAGATACTAATTAGACTGGCATGAATACTgggggaaatgggaaaaagaataTATGGGATTAGAGACATGAAACAATTAGAATACAAAGTTGGTGACTGTATGTATATTAGatcttaaaataataacaatcaAAAACTCAACACCTAGctcatttttttgttcattatcAAGGGAAACTGAAAAGGTACCATAGGCTGCCATCAGTGTATCTAACATTATTATACTACATATATTCTCAGTACATATGTTATTCAGGCCATTTGGGTTTTCATGTTAAAACTGTTCCCCTAACCtatataaaaaagaagacagaagaacaAGCCTTGTAGTTTCTAGACCCAGTTATCAAGCTAGTTCTAAACCAGTTATCAAACCGATAGTTCATTGTGTTTCATATCAAGGAAATACCATTCAAAGATTTCTTTATTCAAAATACTATCTAATGGTATCCAGAATTCTTAGCTTTTATAAGTTTCATACTTGACAATAAAACAAATCCACCTTTAAAGCTTTTTGAATGCATCTACAGAAAAACTTCCCGAGTATGCAATTTCCTACAAAAATTACCCTTGATTAATACTCAGAATGGGCAGACATAGCTGTAGGGCTTCAAAGAGTCCTACATAACATTGTTGGAACACTAGCATTTGCCAAGTCACAGACCTCTAAGGAGCTTCTCAGCAGCAGGACTTCCCACAGGGACACAATACCTACATCAACAACTGCAAAGGACTGAGATGTCAGACGCTTTATTTTGGGGCTATTAATACCTGGTCTTGCAGCAGCTATTTCTGATTGTTTTCACAACTCTGGTGGAGTTCTGTGCACTGAATTTTTTCTCAATCACACCTTGCCTTTCAGAAGAGGAGTATAATCGTGTCCCAGTGACCTATTTCTATTTATGCAAAAGTTTCCTGCAGCATCAGTGAATTCTAGATACCTGACAGTGTGGTAAAATGTTTACTGGCTTTCATTAAGAATGCTCTCCAATACTCACATGCAGCCCCTAATGCAAATAAATGTGCCAACATCTCAATCATACCGATAGACACCCACCCATATGTTTTCCACAGTATCTGTACTCTTGATGTTGACTATTCGCACCTTACCCTTACATTTTCCACCTTTTGTCACTGACCTACATGCAGTTGTTAATATTGCTAATCACCTGCTAGTTTGCAGTTTCTCTGGGAAACAGGCCGTCACtgtaatggttggacttggtgatcttaaaggtcttttccaacctagttgattctatgattctatgatctgccTGCTAGGGAAGCGCTGCAGGTGACACAACTCCCAGACATACACACCCCCCCGTAGCTTGTGAGGTGTTTGTTGGTCAGAGTGCTGCTGTTCACAGCAGTTCCTGGCAACTGGAAAGCCTCTGGAGGCTGCAGACTGCTGCTACAGTCCAAGGCACACTAAAGACTGCTCTAAGTTGTACTTTCAGAGTGTACAAAGGCCAGGCTTGGTGCTGAATGTAAAGTCTCCCTGGCTGTCTTTGTACTGTGTGCAGATCTGGATCCACAGATCTGATCTGAGATTGTTCTCAAGGGAGTATTGGTGATTTTTCACTTAATTAGAGCAGTTACATATGATTTATCAAGGAGTGCTAGAGAGAGCATTGTGTTGTTTGTATGTGCTGCAGAGTTCAATGGCTCCAAGTGATTTTTGTTGCATCTAAACAATTCAAAACAAGATAAATCATTAACTGAGGCTTCATTAAGGAAAGATCCAAGCACATTCTTTCATGAGCAGGACTTGGAGGCTTTGTCCTGCTCCCTACCCAGTAAAAATCTGGTTTCTCCAACAGCTTTTCGGAAGTGCTTGCTTCTTCCCTGACCTACCTTTATGTAACTCCATTGAGTTACTCAATATTCAAGTTGATACAAGCCAGGAAAGGATCAGATCTGTCAATGAAATAACTGCTAGAAAACTAAAAGCATCATGGCTAAAATAATTAATGACTAATTAGATTTATGAGAACATAAACCAGATTCAGTACCAAACCATACAGACATAGGCAGAGTCCAAAACTGGCATTGATATAAGTAATAAGAGTATTTTTAGAAACAGTTAAGTAATGCACAATGCAGATTCAATGTGGAAATGCGTCAGTGTGCTACACTGGCCTTTGTAAACTGGAAATGACACTTCTGTTATAATTAACAGTGATTTTCAGTGTGGCATTTTTGATGTTTTACAATGAAAGCGGTAGTGCAGAAAAGGATGCATTATGCTCAGGAGGAAGCAAACACAATAGTTCAGTTTCAGCATGCTTTCCACAGTAGTACCAAGGTTTATGGATTTTCTATTCATAGGTAAGGATTAATTTAATATAAAGTGAGCACCATGTGTCAAATGTTTGATCCATTTTCTCAGCTTGATCCACCTTGAGCTCTTTGTCTTCCTCAAAGACACAGATTTATGAACTGCTGCCTCCCTGATGCACACACTTGCATGTTTAAGTTCCTCAGGCATTGCTTTTCATTGATGCCTCTTCCACTTTTGGAATAGGACCTCTATCTGGTTAAAAGCCCCCCTGAGGTCATAACCctaaaccccaaaccccctcaTTTCTAACAGAGGAAATGTTCTCTGAGCCTCAACTACCAACCCGTAATGCATACAGTCTTCTTTATGTAACTCCATTGACTTACTCAATATTCCAGTAGATACAAGGCAGGAAAGGATCTTCCAGCCACACCTTCAGTTTCTCATGCAATACCATGACTCGGTGATGGAAATTTCTGGTGACAAACAAATCCAATTCTATTAAGGTTTAATATCCATCCCTCTGTTGTCCAGTTGTTTTTGAAGTTCACGAGTGCTTGTCACCAACCtcacaatatttttcttctgctgcttttgttacAGAAACAGATGTGAAGAAGCAGGATGGAGCTCAAGAGAGGCAAGACCTTCATAAAATCCAGTGTGCAACATGAGAAAGGGCCACCAGTGCTCACAGTTCCTATAAACAAAGACAATACAGGGAAAGACAGAACGGCAGCTCTGGAGGGAAACCAAAGTGTAGCTGAAGTCCAGCTGGCGTGTTTGGCCACACACAAGAACTACAGATTTTCCACCAGAGCAACAAGGAATGGAGCTGGTGACCACAGCCTGGAAAAATCATCTGGGTCCTCCTACAAACTTGTAAGGAAGAGTAAAACCCATGATTGTGTTGCTGAGGCAGACAAAACAGAGCattgcagctccagcagcagggctggtgagGAAGGGTTTTCTGGAAAGGGTAAGGGACAGCTTGTGAATAGCATCAGCTTTTCGGGGATGTCCAGCTCCAGCAGTAAGAAAGAGTGTGTTGTCAGCCCCAGCCAGTCTGCATGCAGCAGCCAGATGATCGATTACAGGAACTTTGTGCCACAGGTGCCTTTTGTACCAGCTGTCGCAAAAACCATTCCCAGGAAGAGGATCTCCCTCAAGAGATCTAAGAAAGGGCTGAGAGATATATTCcatataagaaaaaacaaaccagacagCCTCACATTCCTGGTGGAGAAGGACAAGAATCTGTCTTCTCCAGCCTGCAAGAGCGAGCTGTCTGGGAGTCTTGCGAATTACCTTTTCAAGTCTGGAGAAAGCTTTGCAGCTGATTGCTTGTCCCAAGACTGCTCAGACAGTGAACTGCAGTCTGACTCTTCCTATGACTGCTGCAACACTCTGTGTGAAGATGTTGCCTCTCTGAAGAGCTTTGACTCCCTCACTGGCTGTGGGGAAATCTTTGCTGATGAGAGCTCTGCTCACCTGGAGCTGGAGAACAGCAAAGAAGTTCTGCTGAGGCGAAGCAAGCACAAAGacagccctgccatgggctcTTTCCAAGGGGGGGTGGAGCAGCTGGCCTCTCCTGGCCAGAATGAGACTGTTGAATTTGCAAAATTTTGGGATAACATCAACAAATCAGTGAGGCTGCATCAGAGTGCTCTGTTTGATAAGAAGGTAGTGAAGGTACCTGGTCCTGATGTGGAAACAGCTAGAAGCCAGGCCGCTGCGTCTGTGACAGTCCCCCAGGTGTCGCCTGATGAAGATGGTGACAATTCCAAAGAGAGCTCCACAGAAACAGGAACGCCAAAAAGTGACAACCAGGAATCCATATCCACAAGTGATGAGGGCTACTATGATTCATTCTCTCCTGGACAAGATGATGAAATGAAGGAAGCTCAGACTCCTGGGGTCCCAAGTAGATTTCCAAGAGACAGCTACAGTGGAGATGCCCTTTATGAGCTCTTCTATGAcccaaatgaagtaaaaataaactcagTCCTAGACGATGACTTGTGTGcatctgaaagcttttcagaaCAAGCCATTGAAATCCCTTTGTCCATTTACAGCTTTCATGTTGGAGCCGAGGAGAACTTGGCTTCCCAACCGGCTCTAGACATTATCAGCCAGGGTTTTTTCCACAGCACATGGAAAGGCAAAGAGTGTTTGCTAAAGCTCTGTGATACTGAGCTTTCACTGACCATGGGGATCATAAACTGGCTGCGTAAACATGCAGGACTCGTTTCCTCCCCTGACTCTCCTCAGAGTGCTCAATCACAGCCAGAAAAGCCTAATGATTCATCAATCCCACCCAGTCCCAGTCCAGAGCAAAAAGTGAGCATAGAAGGTCAGCAGGAGAAACCAAGCAAGGAAGAATTGAATACATTTAACCTATGTGTGTCCGTGGATGAAAGCAAGCATGCAACCCAGGCTTCCTCAgaaagcattgctgaaagagacCACAGCCTAGACTCTTGCCACAACACATCTAATCCGGATTTccaaggaagggaagagaatcACCACAAGGATTCACCTGCAGTGCCTGGGAATGTGGAAACTACCAGAGCA
This genomic window from Strigops habroptila isolate Jane chromosome 8, bStrHab1.2.pri, whole genome shotgun sequence contains:
- the AMER3 gene encoding APC membrane recruitment protein 3; this translates as MELKRGKTFIKSSVQHEKGPPVLTVPINKDNTGKDRTAALEGNQSVAEVQLACLATHKNYRFSTRATRNGAGDHSLEKSSGSSYKLVRKSKTHDCVAEADKTEHCSSSSRAGEEGFSGKGKGQLVNSISFSGMSSSSSKKECVVSPSQSACSSQMIDYRNFVPQVPFVPAVAKTIPRKRISLKRSKKGLRDIFHIRKNKPDSLTFLVEKDKNLSSPACKSELSGSLANYLFKSGESFAADCLSQDCSDSELQSDSSYDCCNTLCEDVASLKSFDSLTGCGEIFADESSAHLELENSKEVLLRRSKHKDSPAMGSFQGGVEQLASPGQNETVEFAKFWDNINKSVRLHQSALFDKKVVKVPGPDVETARSQAAASVTVPQVSPDEDGDNSKESSTETGTPKSDNQESISTSDEGYYDSFSPGQDDEMKEAQTPGVPSRFPRDSYSGDALYELFYDPNEVKINSVLDDDLCASESFSEQAIEIPLSIYSFHVGAEENLASQPALDIISQGFFHSTWKGKECLLKLCDTELSLTMGIINWLRKHAGLVSSPDSPQSAQSQPEKPNDSSIPPSPSPEQKVSIEGQQEKPSKEELNTFNLCVSVDESKHATQASSESIAERDHSLDSCHNTSNPDFQGREENHHKDSPAVPGNVETTRAPNYAPQSLDNGDNLQTSSTENEKATISEGCETPRDKNPLPEKPSRESGSQSSETPLLDDNNEVESCYSYKTAATSLLDPLEREDRNKPMYHSVSISCDKPLQPLTLRHFQSYISPTPTESSPNIVQLLERCVTQVASLKISYENKHLEDKCIGNEMNSIIRKISHYKNKLLLQNECNCIAQNPEYSSIPSTNQYNYETSSQSGSLYHLKENGEQIYSEDQKSRAKILDEITRSKMNFEYTQLNNQALCCLKDFTFDLSPSDSAPATTLSRPTFLPLFNSVCSDIPAALSQASCSTTISRVDPMQPKEPQHCSPGLWSYAETPCRGMTQLGALSPHLEAASPDTAVTGRNHQ